TCGAGCGCACGTTCGACGCGGTGCGGTTGCGGTTGTCGGTCATCGCCTCGACGATCACCGCCACGCCGTTGGGGCCATAGCCCTCATACCGGATTTCCTCATAGGCATCGCCATCGCCGCCGATCGCCTTCTTGATGGCGCGTTCGATATTGTCCTTGGGCATGGACTGCGACTTGGCTTCCTTGATCGCCAGGCGCAGGCGCGGGTTCTTGTCCGGATCCGGGTCGCCCATCTTGGCCGCTACGGTGATCTCTTTCGAGAACTTCGAGAACAGCTTTGACCGCGCGGCGTCCTGTCGGCCCTTGCGGTGCTGGATATTTGCCCATTTGGAATGGCCGGCCATGAGGAACTCCCGACGTTTTTGGCTTGACCGCGCTTCTATAGACGAAGGGCCGGGGGAGCTTCAATCCCCGTTGCGCTCTCCGCCGGGGTCGGGAAAATTTGTTGGCTTGTTAAGTAAATTATGCTTTACTCGGGGCAGAGCCTACGACGATGCGACGCGGGCGCTCCCGTGGACGCAGGCCATGTTCAGGGAGGAACAGAACCATGACATTGCGCAAGACAATTGCCGCGATTGCGGCTGCGGCCGGTCTATTCGTGGCCGGTATCGCCCATGCCGAATGGGCGCCCAAGGGCAACCTGACGCTTCAGATCGGGTTCGGCGCCGGTGGCTCGACCGACACCATCGGTCGGGTCGTGGCCAAGGTGATGAAGGAGCAGACCGGCTGGAACGTGATTGCCGAGAACAAGCCGGGCGGCGGCGGTGTCGCCATGTTCGCCGGTATCGCCAACCGCCCCGCCGACGGCTCGGTGGTTGGTCTCGGGGTCAACATGCCGATCCTGGTCAATCTGGTGAACAAGCCGGGCGATCTGGGGTTCGATCTGGACAGTTTCGACTATCTCGGCACCGCGGCCAGGGCGCAGCTGGGCCTGTTTGCACGGGCTGACGCGCCCTTCGACGATGTCGCCGGGCTGATCGAATATGCCAAGGCCAACGGGGCGGCACCGCTTGCCTTTGACGCCAAGCCGCAGGAACTGGCGATGCGCCAGGTGATGGCGAAATCGGGGGCCGAGTTCCAGTTCCTCTCGACCAAGGGCGGGGCCGAGAACCTGAAACTGGTGCTGGGCGGACAGGCCATCGCCGGGTTCGAGGCGGGCGAGCATCTGCCCTTCCTGGAAAGCGGCGAGATCAAGATGATCGCCAGCATGAACAACACCCGCCACAACTATGCCCCCGACATCCCGACGCTGCCGGAACAGGGCTATGACATCTATGTCGATCCGGTGTTCTTCTTTGCCGCCGGCAAGGGCACGCCCGAGGATGCCCGCATGGCGATCACCGAGGCGCTGGCCGCTGCGCTCGACAGCGAAGAGGTCAAGACGGTGGTGATGAACTCGCTGAAATCCCCGATCGAGAACATGGGCCCCGAGGGCACCGAAAAGATGCTGCGCGACGGGCTGGTGAACGTGGGCGCGCTGTTCGGCAAGTGAAGCGCTGGTGATGCAAGCCAAGACAAGCGACCGACTCCTGGGCCTGTGCCTGATCCTGCTGGCGGTGGCGTTTTTCGTCAGCATCATCCCCTGGCAGGCGCAGGCGGCCGATTATGGCTGGCTCAAGCCCCGGACCTTGCCGCGCATTCTGGCGGTGGTGCTGGGCCTTTGCGGTCTGGCGCTGCTGATCCGCCCGCCGGGCGATGTGCGCCCGGGCCGGTTTTACTGGGCACGCGCCATGCTCTTTGCCGGGGTTCTGGTGCTGGGGCTGGCGGCGATGTCCTGGCTGGGTTTTGTCCTGGTCGCACCGCCCATGGCGCTGGTGCTGATGTGGCTTGCGCATGAACGGCGGCCGCTCTGGCTGGTGCTGGGGGCCGCCGGAATGCCCGCCGCGATCTGGTTCACGGTGGCGGTGCTGCTCGACCGCCCGCTGCCCTAACCTCTCATGACGAAAGGCCAAAGATGCCGGAACTGAGCGTCATTCTCGCCGGGTTCGGCGATGCCCTGGCCCCGATCAACCTGCTGTTCATCCTGTTCGGCGTGGCGCTGGGGCAGTTTGTCGGCGCGGTGCCGGGGATCGGGCCGGTGATGGCGACGGCCATCGCCATTCCGTTCACCTTTGGCATGGACCCGCTCACTGGCATCGCCTTTCTGGTGGGGGTGAACAAGGGCGGGCTGGTGGGTGGTGCGATCCCGGCGGTGCTGCTCAATACCCCCGGCACCCCCGATGCGGCGGCAACCGCGCTTGACGGCTATCCGCTGGCGAAACAGGGCAAACCGCTCAAGGCGACCAAGATGGCGCTGTTCTCCTCGATCACCGGCGACACGTTCAGCGATATCGTGCTGATCACCGTTTCGGCGCCAATGGCGATCCTGGCGCTGCGCATGGGCCCGGTCGAGGTGCTGGGCCTGATGCTGCTCGCCTTTGCGGTCATTGCCGGGCTGATGGGTCAGTCGCTGGTCAAGGGCGTGGTGGCCATCGCGCTGGGCCTGATGGCGGCGATGGTGGGCACCGACCCCGAACATGGCTCGCCCCGGCTGATATTCGGCAATTACGAGCTTTACGACGGGTTGCCACTGGCCTCGGTCGCCATCGGCATGCTGGCAATCTCGGAACTGCTGAAACGGCTGAGCGAGACGAGGGGCACCGTGCGCCCGGCGATCACCCTGCCGCGCAACCAGCCGCGCGCCGACCGCAGCGTCAGCTGGGCCGAATACTGGGGCTGCCGCTTTACCATGTTGCGCGGCGCGGTGATCGGCACCATCCTGGGGGCGCTTCCGGGCATCGGCTCGACGGCGGCGGCCTTCATGTCCTATGCCTCGGCCCGGCAGGCATCGAAAGAGCCAGAGAGCTTCGGCAAGGGCAGCCTGCACGGCATCGCCGCGTCCGAGTCGGCCAATTCCTCGGTCATGGGCGCCAACATGATCCCGATGCTGACGCTCGGCATCCCCGGCAGCGTCAGCGCCGCGCTGATCATCAGCGCCTTCATGATCCACGGGATCCAGCCCGGCCCCTTCCTGTTCTCGCAACAGGGGCAGCTGGTCTATGGCCTGTTCGGGGCGATGATCATCGCCAACCTGATCAACCTCTGGGTCGGGCAGCTGGGCTTGCGGTTCTGGGTGCGGGTGGTCTCGGCGCCGGAACCCTTCATCTTTGCCTCGGCGCTGCTGATGTGTTTCGTCGGCGTGGCACTGGCCTCGGGCGGGCTGTTCGGCATCGGGGTGATGCTGGTCTTTGCGCTTCTGGCCTATGTCATGTCGGCCTTCGGCATCTCGGTCGTGGTCTTCATCATCGCCTTCTTTCTCGGCCCCCGGCTGGAAATCTCGCTGTCGCAGACGCTCGCGCTGCTGAATGGTCAGCCGCAAAAGCTGCTCGACTATCCGTTTGCGCTGGTGCTGATGGCGCTGGCACTGGTCACGGCGGTGGCGCTGGCGCGCCGCCGCGACACCGAGAGCGAAACGCGCTGAGCCTGTGGCCCTTCTCTCCGGCGCGGGGTAAGCTGCTTTGATGACCGGAGTTTTCGCCCATGACGCTTGACCAGATCCTGCTCTTCTCGCTCTTTGCGGCGGTCTTTGCGCTGCTGCTCTGGGGTCGGTTCCGCTATGATCTGGTGGCGTTCTCGGCCTTGTTGACCGGTGTCGTGCTGGGGCTGGTCCCGGTCAAGGACGCGTTTTCCGGCTTTGGCCATCCCGCCACCATCGTGGTGGCGCTGGTGCTGGTGGTCTCCGCCGGGCTGGTGCGATCCGGCGCGGTGTTCCTGATCACCCGCACGCTGGTCGATGCCTCGCGCGGGCTGGGCGCCCATATCGCGCTGATGGGCGGGATCGGCGCGGTGCTGTCGGCCTTCATGAACAATGTGGCGGCGCTGGCGCTTCTGATGCCGGTCGATATTCAGACCGCGCGCAAGGCGGGGCGGGCGGCGGCGCTGACGCTGATGCCCTTGTCCTTCGCCACGATCCTGGGCGGCATGGTCACGCTGATCGGCACGCCGCCCAATATCATCATCGCCTCGATCCGGGCCGAGGCGCTGGGCGAGCCCTATCGCATGTTCGATTTCGCGCCCGTTGGCGGCGCGGCGGCGCTGGCGGGACTGATCTTTGTCGCCCTGATCGGCTGGCGCCTGATCCCGACGCGCGGCGGCGGCGCCGCCGAGGCGGCCGAGGCGCTGGCCGAGTATATCGCCGAACTGACGGTGCCCGAAGGCTCGCCCCATATCACCAAGCGTCTGGCCGAGCTGGATGCCGAGGCGGAAAAGGCCGACGTGGCAATCCTGGGCCTGATCCGCGACGGTCAGCGCCGCTATGGCCGCGCCGCCAACACCATCCTGGCCGCTGGCGACACGCTGGTGATCGAGGCCACGCCCGAGGCGCTGGACGAGTTCCGCGCCGCGCTCAGCCTCGATTTCTCGGACAAGGAGCGCCAGCAGGCGCTGACGGCGGCGGGTGAGGGGCTGGACGTGATCGAGGTGGTGGTGACCGACGGTGCCCGCATCGCCGGGCGCACCGCGCAGGGGCTGGGCCTCAGCTGGCGGCAGAACACGGTGCTGATGGGGATCTCGCGTCAGGGCACAAGGATAACCCAGCACATTCGCCGGACCGAGGTGCAGCCGGGCGATATCCTGCTCTTGCTCTGCCCGCGCGACCGGGGGCCGGATGTGACCGAGTGGCTGGGCTGCCTGCCACTGGCCACGCGGGGCCTGAGCGTCACCGCCAATGACAAGACATGGCTGGCCATCGGCCTCTTTGGCGCGGCGGTGCTGGCGGCCTCGGTCGGGCTTCTCTACCTGCCGGTGGCACTGGGGCTGGTGGTTGTGGCCTATGTGCTGACCGGTATCCTGCCCATTGCCGAGCTCTACGACCATATCGAGTGGCCGGTGGTGGTGCTTTTGGGCTCGATGATCCCGCTGGGCGCGGCATTGGAGGCCTCGGGCGGTACCCAGCTCATCGCGGGCGGGTTGGTGACACTGACCGAGGGTTGGCCTGCATGGGCCATCCTGACGGTGCTGATGGTGGTGACGATGACGCTGTCGGATGTGCTCAACAACACCGCAACGACCATTGTTGCCGCGCCCGTGGGCATCCAGATGGCCAATGCGCTGGGTGTTTCACCCGACCCGTTCCTGATGGCGGTGGCAGTGGCGGCCTCGGCGGCATTCCTGACCCCGATCGGGCACAAGAACAACACGCTGATCCTTGGCCCCGGCGGCTATCACTTCGGTGATTACTGGCGGATGGGTCTGCCGCTGGAGCTGCTGATCGTCGCGGTCACCATCCCGGCTATTCTGCTGTTCTGGCCGATGTGACCGGATCGGGAGCCGGTATCGGAAAATTGCAAATTTTCCGACCCGTTTTCCGTGCCGGAAAACGGCGCCGCTATTCGGCAAAGCTCGCGATCTGATCCAGAGGTTTCTTGATCTTGGCCACCTCGGGCACGGTTGCTTCCTCGGTTGGGTGGCCTACCGCGATGATCATCGTGGGTTTCTCTGAGGCGGGCCGTCCCAGCGCGTCATTCAGGAACCGCATCGGGTTGGGCGTATGGGTCAGCGCGCACAGCCCCGCATGATGCAGCGCCGCCAGCAGGAAGCCGGTGGCGATATTGACGCTCTCGGGCACGTAGTAGTTCTTGTACCGGGTGCCGTCGTCGAACTGCCCCCAGCGCTGGGCAAAGACCACGATTAGCCAGGGCGCCACGGTCAGATGCTCTTTCACCGCATTGGTGCCGATGGGTTCCAGCGCCTTGATCCACTCGTCGCCCGCACCACCCGCATAGAACCGCCGCTCTTCCTCTTCGGCCTCCTCCCGGATCCGTGCCTTCAGCGCCGGGTCCGCGACGGCCACAAATTGCCAGGGCTGGTGATTGGCGCCCGAGGGCGCGGTGCCCGCCGTACGGATGCAGGCCTCGATCACCGCGCGCGGTACCGGCCGGTCAGAGTAATCGCGCACCGTATGGCGCCGCCGCATGGTGTCGTGAAACGCCTCGGCCGCCGCCAGCATCTGGTCATCACTCATCTCGACCCGGTCGGGCAAGGGCAGGGCGGCGTAGCTCAGCGCGTCACGGGCAAACATGTCATCTCCTTGATGGTTGCCCCTTTATCCGGTGCGCTCAACCGGCAATCAAGCCCCGGCTCGCAGCCCGGCGCACGGCGCGGGTCAGGGGGGCAAGCGCCGGGGTCAGCACCCGGCTCACCTGCCAGGTCAGGGGCACATCCAGCGGCGCCTGCGGCAGCAGCGGATGCAGATTGCCCTGCGCCACATGCTGCCGGATCAGGCTTTCGGGATTCATCCCCCAGCCGACCCCGGCTAGCGCCGCATCGACAAAGGCATGGGTCGAGGGCAGGAAATGGGTGGGCGGTGTCAGAGCCTCGGCGACATGCGCGGCGATCCAGGCTTTTTGCAGCCGGTCCTTGGGACTGAAGGTCAGGCAGGGCGCGCGCGCCAGCGCCGTCGCGGTGACCCCTTCGGCGAACCAGTCTTGCATGAAGCCGGGGCTGGCGGTCGCGATATAGCGCAGCGCGCCCAGCGGGTGCGCGTCGCAGCCGGGCACCGGCTTGCCATGGGCGGTGATCGCGGCGGCGACCTCACCGCGCCTGAGCCAGTCGGCGGAATGGTCCTGATCGTCGATCACCAGATCGAACAGCACATCTTCGACCCCGGTCATCGCCTCCAGAAACCAGGTGGCAAGGCTGTCGGCATTGACAGCGATCCGCACCCGTACCGGCCCGGCACCCTGGTCCAGCGCCAGATCGCGGCTCACCTGCGCCTCCAGCAGGCCCACATCCTCGGCATGGCGCGCCAGCCGCAGACCGGCGGCGGTGCCCGTTGCCGGCGGGCCGCGCTGGATCAGCGCCAGGCCCACCTTCTCTTCCAGCGCGCGGATGCGCTGGGACACCGCCGACGGGGTGACCGAGAGCGCCCCGGCGGCGGCCTCGAAACTGCCCAGTCTCAGGATGGCGGCCAGCGCGGCAAGCTGTTGCGGGTCGAACTGCATTAGAGTTCCTAATTCAGACTAACAATCTTTAACTGGATTAAAGTCGCGCCGCTCTCTAGTCAAACCCGGCAACAGTACGGGAACCCACCCCATGTCCTCTGCCATTGTCGCCGGCTTTGCCCTTGGTTTCGGCCTGATCCTTGCCATCGGGGCGCAGAATGCCTTTGTCCTGCGGCAGGGGCTTCGGCGTCAGCATGTCTTTGCCGTCTGCCTGACCTGCGCGCTGTCGGATGCGGTGCTGATCGCCGCCGGAGTGGCGGGGTTTGGCGGGCTGGCCCGGGCCGTGCCCTGGTTCGAGCCGCTGATGCGTTATGGCGGGGCGGCCTTCCTGATCTGGTACGGCGCGCGCAGCCTGTTTGCGGCGCTGACCAAGACCGAGGCGTTGACGACCGGCGAGGACGCCCGCCCGGGCGGAGGAGCCGCCCTGCGCCCGGTGCTGCTGACAGTGCTGGCCTTCACCTGGCTCAACCCGCATGTCTACCTCGATACCGTGGTGCTGATCGGCTCGATCTCGGCGCAATACCCCGACCGGCTCGGCTTTGGCCTCGGCGCTGTTCTGTCCAGTTTCACCTTCTTCTTCTCGCTGGGTTACGGCGCGCGCCTGATGGCGCCGGTCTTTGCCCGGCCCCGCGCCTGGCAGGTGCTCGACACGGTGATCGCCCTGACCATGTGGACCATCGCGGCCAAGCTGCTGCTGATGTGACCGGCTATTGCAGGTCGTTCGCATGTGAAGGGTTGCCCCGGCGCGGAAATGGGTGTTCAACCCTGATATGCCCTTGCCTCAGACAGCCGACTCCCGCCCGCTGGCCGGCATCCTCTGGATGCTTGCGGCGGGTCTGTGCTTTGTGGTGATGACCGCGATGGTCAAGTCGATGGGGCAGGGGATGCATCCGATCCAGTCGGCCTTTCTGCGCTATCTGCTTGGCATCGTCTTTGTGCTGCCGGCGCTGCGAAGTCTGCTGGCGGCGCGGCTGACCCGGCGGCACTGGACCATGTTCGGCCTGCGCGGCGCCATCCATGCGGTGGGGGTGATGCTGTGGTTCTTTGCGATGACCCGGATCCCGCTGGCCGAGGTCACCGCGATGAACTATCTGACCCCGATCTATGTCAGCCTGGGCGCGGCACTGTTCCTGGGCGAAACTCTGGCGGCGCGGAGGATTACGGCAATCTTCGTGGCGCTGATCGGCGCCGCGATCATCCTGCGGCCCGGCTTTCGCGAGATCTCGCCCGGTCATCTGGCCATGCTTGGCA
The window above is part of the Ruegeria pomeroyi DSS-3 genome. Proteins encoded here:
- a CDS encoding LysE/ArgO family amino acid transporter; protein product: MSSAIVAGFALGFGLILAIGAQNAFVLRQGLRRQHVFAVCLTCALSDAVLIAAGVAGFGGLARAVPWFEPLMRYGGAAFLIWYGARSLFAALTKTEALTTGEDARPGGGAALRPVLLTVLAFTWLNPHVYLDTVVLIGSISAQYPDRLGFGLGAVLSSFTFFFSLGYGARLMAPVFARPRAWQVLDTVIALTMWTIAAKLLLM
- a CDS encoding tripartite tricarboxylate transporter substrate binding protein: MTLRKTIAAIAAAAGLFVAGIAHAEWAPKGNLTLQIGFGAGGSTDTIGRVVAKVMKEQTGWNVIAENKPGGGGVAMFAGIANRPADGSVVGLGVNMPILVNLVNKPGDLGFDLDSFDYLGTAARAQLGLFARADAPFDDVAGLIEYAKANGAAPLAFDAKPQELAMRQVMAKSGAEFQFLSTKGGAENLKLVLGGQAIAGFEAGEHLPFLESGEIKMIASMNNTRHNYAPDIPTLPEQGYDIYVDPVFFFAAGKGTPEDARMAITEALAAALDSEEVKTVVMNSLKSPIENMGPEGTEKMLRDGLVNVGALFGK
- a CDS encoding ArgP/LysG family DNA-binding transcriptional regulator translates to MQFDPQQLAALAAILRLGSFEAAAGALSVTPSAVSQRIRALEEKVGLALIQRGPPATGTAAGLRLARHAEDVGLLEAQVSRDLALDQGAGPVRVRIAVNADSLATWFLEAMTGVEDVLFDLVIDDQDHSADWLRRGEVAAAITAHGKPVPGCDAHPLGALRYIATASPGFMQDWFAEGVTATALARAPCLTFSPKDRLQKAWIAAHVAEALTPPTHFLPSTHAFVDAALAGVGWGMNPESLIRQHVAQGNLHPLLPQAPLDVPLTWQVSRVLTPALAPLTRAVRRAASRGLIAG
- a CDS encoding DMT family transporter, yielding MPLPQTADSRPLAGILWMLAAGLCFVVMTAMVKSMGQGMHPIQSAFLRYLLGIVFVLPALRSLLAARLTRRHWTMFGLRGAIHAVGVMLWFFAMTRIPLAEVTAMNYLTPIYVSLGAALFLGETLAARRITAIFVALIGAAIILRPGFREISPGHLAMLGTTLTLGGSYLLAKAAVADLSPAVVVAHLSIWVTVAMIPFAVAVWQTPSWQQLAVLFAIASFATAGHYFMTLALQAAPVAVTQPVTFLQLIWATLLGALVFGEGVDIWVVAGGTLILASVSFITWREAVLKRRPITPPSIAPKL
- a CDS encoding nitroreductase family protein, whose amino-acid sequence is MFARDALSYAALPLPDRVEMSDDQMLAAAEAFHDTMRRRHTVRDYSDRPVPRAVIEACIRTAGTAPSGANHQPWQFVAVADPALKARIREEAEEEERRFYAGGAGDEWIKALEPIGTNAVKEHLTVAPWLIVVFAQRWGQFDDGTRYKNYYVPESVNIATGFLLAALHHAGLCALTHTPNPMRFLNDALGRPASEKPTMIIAVGHPTEEATVPEVAKIKKPLDQIASFAE
- a CDS encoding SLC13 family permease, which encodes MTLDQILLFSLFAAVFALLLWGRFRYDLVAFSALLTGVVLGLVPVKDAFSGFGHPATIVVALVLVVSAGLVRSGAVFLITRTLVDASRGLGAHIALMGGIGAVLSAFMNNVAALALLMPVDIQTARKAGRAAALTLMPLSFATILGGMVTLIGTPPNIIIASIRAEALGEPYRMFDFAPVGGAAALAGLIFVALIGWRLIPTRGGGAAEAAEALAEYIAELTVPEGSPHITKRLAELDAEAEKADVAILGLIRDGQRRYGRAANTILAAGDTLVIEATPEALDEFRAALSLDFSDKERQQALTAAGEGLDVIEVVVTDGARIAGRTAQGLGLSWRQNTVLMGISRQGTRITQHIRRTEVQPGDILLLLCPRDRGPDVTEWLGCLPLATRGLSVTANDKTWLAIGLFGAAVLAASVGLLYLPVALGLVVVAYVLTGILPIAELYDHIEWPVVVLLGSMIPLGAALEASGGTQLIAGGLVTLTEGWPAWAILTVLMVVTMTLSDVLNNTATTIVAAPVGIQMANALGVSPDPFLMAVAVAASAAFLTPIGHKNNTLILGPGGYHFGDYWRMGLPLELLIVAVTIPAILLFWPM
- a CDS encoding tripartite tricarboxylate transporter TctB family protein, translating into MQAKTSDRLLGLCLILLAVAFFVSIIPWQAQAADYGWLKPRTLPRILAVVLGLCGLALLIRPPGDVRPGRFYWARAMLFAGVLVLGLAAMSWLGFVLVAPPMALVLMWLAHERRPLWLVLGAAGMPAAIWFTVAVLLDRPLP
- a CDS encoding tripartite tricarboxylate transporter permease, with the translated sequence MPELSVILAGFGDALAPINLLFILFGVALGQFVGAVPGIGPVMATAIAIPFTFGMDPLTGIAFLVGVNKGGLVGGAIPAVLLNTPGTPDAAATALDGYPLAKQGKPLKATKMALFSSITGDTFSDIVLITVSAPMAILALRMGPVEVLGLMLLAFAVIAGLMGQSLVKGVVAIALGLMAAMVGTDPEHGSPRLIFGNYELYDGLPLASVAIGMLAISELLKRLSETRGTVRPAITLPRNQPRADRSVSWAEYWGCRFTMLRGAVIGTILGALPGIGSTAAAFMSYASARQASKEPESFGKGSLHGIAASESANSSVMGANMIPMLTLGIPGSVSAALIISAFMIHGIQPGPFLFSQQGQLVYGLFGAMIIANLINLWVGQLGLRFWVRVVSAPEPFIFASALLMCFVGVALASGGLFGIGVMLVFALLAYVMSAFGISVVVFIIAFFLGPRLEISLSQTLALLNGQPQKLLDYPFALVLMALALVTAVALARRRDTESETR